CGGCGGAGGCCCTGATCGTGCGCTTGTCCCGGGCGAGGGCCTCGGGCGAACGCGACGACACCGTGATGTACCCGACGAGGTTCACTCCGGCCGCGCCACTGGCGAGATCTTCACCCCGCTGGTCGAGCCGGCCGTGGGCGGCGATGTCGCGCGGGTCGATGGTGCGGTTCATCTTGGCGGCGCGGCTGGCGTCGGCCTCGTCGTTGGTCTTCTCGGTGAGCATCCGCTCGATGGCGACCTCGGTGGGCTCCAGGTCCATGGTCACGGCGACCGTGCGGATGACGTCGGGGGTGTGGACGAGGAGCGGGGCGAGGAAGTTGACGCCGACCGGGGTCATCGGCCACTCCTTGACCCAGGCGGTGGCGTGGCACCAGGGGGCGCGGGTGGAGGACTCGCGGGTCTTGGCCTGGAGGTACGTCGGTTCCATCGCGTCGAGTTCGGCGGGCCAAGCGTTTCGTTTCGTCATGGCCTGGATGTGGTCGATGGGGTGGTCCGGGTCGTACATGGAGTGGACGAGCGAGGCCAGCCGGGACTGGCCGAGGGGCTGGCGGACGCGGATGTCGGCCTCGGCGAGGCGGGCGCAGATGTCGGTGAGCTCGCGGGCCATGACGACGGCGAGGCCGGCGTCGCGGTCCAGCTTGCGGGCGCCGGAGGCGTGGCGGGTGGCGTGGGCCATGGCGTTGGCCTCGGCGGCGAGTTCGCGCGTGTAGTGCATGCAGGCGACGAGGTAGGCGCGGTGCTGCTCGCTGGAGGTGGAGACCATCGACTGGAGCTGCTCGTACGACTCCTTGAGCCAGGCGGGCGCGGCCGTGTCGCCGCGCTGGACGACGTCCTTGGCGTGCGCGTCGGGGTCG
Above is a genomic segment from Streptomyces sp. NBC_00094 containing:
- a CDS encoding SCO6880 family protein, translating into MTTQSQPVAPRRTYLVGRARPNAIVGKNRETGEIALIIVGAFLGMMSGLLVPLLPLRIALLAGLPMLAIAAVYLPYKHRTFYKWYEINRSYKRMLKRGTAYRSVAAESGTRIDGREVEVGPPPGIGRVGWLAAPFGPDEIAVLLHADRRTVTAAIEIEGPGVGLRDSEDQEALVDRFGTLLKHVANGDGFVTRLQMLARTLPADPDAHAKDVVQRGDTAAPAWLKESYEQLQSMVSTSSEQHRAYLVACMHYTRELAAEANAMAHATRHASGARKLDRDAGLAVVMARELTDICARLAEADIRVRQPLGQSRLASLVHSMYDPDHPIDHIQAMTKRNAWPAELDAMEPTYLQAKTRESSTRAPWCHATAWVKEWPMTPVGVNFLAPLLVHTPDVIRTVAVTMDLEPTEVAIERMLTEKTNDEADASRAAKMNRTIDPRDIAAHGRLDQRGEDLASGAAGVNLVGYITVSSRSPEALARDKRTIRASAGKSYLKLEWCDREHHRAFVNTLPFATGIRR